A region from the Streptosporangium sp. NBC_01756 genome encodes:
- a CDS encoding mannitol dehydrogenase family protein produces the protein MTALRQETVGNLPDEVAVPSYDRSKLTVGIVHFGVGGFHRAHQAMYLDRLMNDGRAHDWAICGVGILPGDARMRDALTAQDGLYTLVLKHPDGAREARVIGSIVEYLFAPDDPEAVVERMADPAVRIVSLTVTEGGYNIHPVTGEFDAENPAIRADLKPGAAPATVFGLVVEALRRRRARGVAPFTVMSCDNIQRNGDVARRTFTAFARLVDSGLAAWIEDAVAFPDSMVDRITPVTTDQDREALALRSGVEDAWPVVCEPFTQWVLQERFPTGRPPWEEAGVQVVADVEPYELMKLRLLNAGHQALCYFGYLSGYRYAHEAATDPAIAAFLLGYMDIEATPTLRPVPGIDLDDYKRTLIERFANPEVRDTLARLCAEASDRIPKWLLPVVREQLARGGEVTRAAAVVAGWARYAEGVDESGEPIELVDRLKERLTATARTQREHPTAFIENRDLFGDLADDRRFVEPYLRALESLHSAGARATVRELAGPGIRA, from the coding sequence GTGACCGCGCTGAGGCAGGAGACAGTGGGGAACCTCCCCGACGAGGTGGCGGTTCCCTCCTACGATCGGTCGAAGCTCACGGTCGGCATCGTCCATTTCGGGGTAGGGGGATTCCACCGCGCGCATCAGGCGATGTACCTCGACCGGCTGATGAACGACGGCAGGGCACATGACTGGGCGATCTGCGGCGTCGGGATCCTTCCCGGCGATGCGCGGATGCGCGACGCGCTGACCGCGCAGGACGGCCTCTACACGCTCGTGCTGAAACACCCCGATGGAGCACGTGAGGCCCGCGTCATCGGATCGATCGTCGAATACCTCTTCGCCCCGGACGATCCGGAGGCGGTCGTCGAGAGGATGGCCGACCCGGCGGTCCGGATCGTGTCGCTCACGGTCACCGAAGGCGGCTACAACATCCACCCCGTCACCGGGGAGTTCGACGCGGAGAACCCCGCGATCCGCGCGGACCTGAAGCCCGGCGCGGCCCCCGCCACGGTGTTCGGGCTCGTCGTCGAAGCCCTGCGCCGCCGGCGCGCCCGGGGGGTCGCCCCGTTCACCGTCATGTCGTGCGACAACATCCAGCGGAACGGGGATGTCGCGCGGCGCACCTTCACGGCGTTCGCCCGGCTCGTCGACTCCGGCCTCGCCGCCTGGATCGAGGACGCCGTCGCGTTCCCCGATTCGATGGTCGATCGCATCACCCCCGTCACCACCGACCAGGACCGCGAGGCCCTGGCGCTGCGGTCCGGCGTCGAGGATGCCTGGCCGGTCGTCTGCGAACCGTTCACCCAGTGGGTGCTCCAGGAGCGTTTCCCCACCGGGCGTCCCCCCTGGGAGGAGGCCGGGGTCCAGGTCGTCGCGGATGTGGAGCCGTACGAGCTGATGAAGCTGCGCCTGCTGAACGCCGGCCACCAGGCGCTCTGCTACTTCGGTTACCTCAGCGGGTACCGGTACGCCCACGAGGCTGCCACCGACCCGGCGATCGCCGCGTTCCTTCTCGGCTACATGGACATCGAGGCCACGCCGACGCTCCGGCCGGTGCCGGGCATCGACCTGGACGACTACAAGCGGACCCTCATCGAACGGTTCGCCAACCCCGAGGTGCGGGACACGCTCGCCCGACTGTGCGCCGAGGCGTCGGACCGGATCCCGAAATGGCTGCTTCCTGTGGTGCGCGAGCAGCTGGCCCGCGGCGGCGAGGTCACGCGCGCGGCCGCCGTGGTGGCCGGCTGGGCGCGTTACGCGGAAGGCGTCGACGAATCCGGCGAACCGATCGAACTGGTCGACCGGTTGAAGGAGCGGTTGACGGCCACCGCGAGAACGCAGCGTGAGCACCCCACGGCCTTCATCGAGAATCGAGACCTCTTCGGTGACCTCGCCGACGACCGGCGGTTCGTCGAACCGTATCTGCGCGCACTCGAATCGCTGCACTCGGCGGGCGCCCGTGCGACGGTGCGAGAACTCGCGGGACCGGGGATACGCGCCTGA
- a CDS encoding LysE family translocator, whose amino-acid sequence MITLTAVGGVALLELGMALTPGPNMIHLASRAITQGRRAGLVSLGGTAVGFVCYLLAAAAGLSALFAAVPLAFTVVKLAGAVYLAYLAWGMLKPGGRSPFAPAQDLPPVSDARLFSMGLLTNLLNPKIALMYAALLPQFLDPQAGPAWGQLLQLGGVQIIVGISVNALIMLGAARVSGFLAARPRAMTVQRFTAGGLLGAFALRTALSRTPGPT is encoded by the coding sequence GTGATCACTCTGACCGCAGTCGGAGGAGTGGCCCTGCTCGAACTGGGCATGGCCCTGACTCCGGGACCGAACATGATCCACCTTGCCTCCCGCGCGATCACCCAAGGCCGCAGGGCGGGCCTGGTCAGCCTCGGTGGGACCGCCGTGGGATTCGTGTGCTACCTGCTGGCCGCGGCTGCGGGCCTGTCCGCGTTGTTCGCCGCTGTGCCGTTGGCGTTCACGGTGGTCAAGCTCGCCGGGGCCGTTTACCTGGCCTACCTCGCCTGGGGCATGCTCAAGCCCGGCGGCCGCTCGCCCTTCGCCCCGGCCCAGGACCTGCCTCCGGTCTCCGACGCCCGCCTGTTCTCGATGGGATTGCTGACCAACCTGCTCAACCCCAAGATCGCTCTCATGTACGCCGCCCTGCTGCCCCAGTTCCTGGATCCGCAGGCAGGTCCGGCCTGGGGGCAACTGCTGCAGCTCGGTGGTGTGCAGATCATCGTGGGGATCTCCGTGAACGCTCTGATCATGCTGGGCGCAGCACGCGTGTCGGGTTTTCTGGCCGCCCGGCCCCGCGCCATGACCGTCCAGCGGTTCACGGCAGGCGGCCTGCTCGGCGCCTTCGCGCTGCGCACCGCCCTGTCTCGCACTCCCGGCCCCACCTGA
- a CDS encoding DUF4429 domain-containing protein, translating to MAEVMVRDGTWTFDGEILRIVPGRDRSVNKLRQLLGEVAVPLTAVAGIAYEPGKKGGRLRLRLREGADPFTQAARGRISEAADPYQLAVDPDRTGVAEYFVDEVRNALVIEQVPDGPSDRYLLPGPGLPLAVSGGDGTATFDGESVRVEWNWAVEGGKKSAGPQRFPLKDLVGVEWIPSAGLENGHLRFQVRGPAHKLAPKHDPHCLLLWGMDKETRTAALFVTALLARLPHPLAPPPALDAPETAAPPSGEKGDDHDALLRRLRELGELRRDGVLTEEEFTVAKQALLRRF from the coding sequence ATGGCGGAGGTCATGGTTCGGGACGGGACATGGACGTTCGACGGCGAGATCCTGCGGATCGTGCCCGGCCGCGATCGGAGCGTGAACAAGCTGCGGCAGCTCCTCGGCGAGGTGGCGGTCCCGCTGACGGCGGTCGCGGGCATCGCCTACGAACCCGGCAAGAAGGGCGGGCGGCTCCGGCTCCGGCTCCGCGAGGGCGCCGACCCGTTCACCCAGGCGGCGCGCGGGCGCATCTCCGAGGCGGCCGACCCCTACCAGCTGGCCGTCGACCCCGACCGCACGGGCGTCGCCGAGTACTTCGTCGACGAGGTGCGCAACGCCCTGGTGATCGAGCAGGTGCCCGACGGCCCCAGCGACCGCTACCTGCTGCCCGGTCCCGGGCTGCCGCTGGCGGTGTCGGGGGGTGACGGCACCGCGACGTTCGACGGCGAGTCGGTCCGCGTCGAGTGGAACTGGGCGGTCGAGGGAGGCAAGAAGTCGGCCGGTCCCCAGCGGTTCCCGCTGAAGGACCTGGTCGGGGTGGAGTGGATCCCGTCCGCCGGCCTGGAGAACGGGCACCTCCGTTTCCAGGTCAGGGGTCCGGCGCACAAGCTGGCTCCCAAACACGACCCGCACTGCCTGCTCCTGTGGGGCATGGACAAGGAGACCCGGACCGCGGCGCTGTTCGTCACCGCCCTCCTCGCGCGGCTGCCGCATCCCTTGGCGCCGCCTCCCGCCCTCGACGCGCCGGAGACGGCCGCGCCGCCCTCCGGAGAAAAGGGCGACGACCACGACGCCCTCCTGCGCCGCCTGCGCGAGCTGGGTGAGCTGCGCCGGGACGGCGTGCTCACCGAGGAGGAGTTCACCGTCGCCAAGCAGGCGCTGCTCCGGCGCTTCTGA